Genomic window (Atribacteraceae bacterium):
GTGATCAGGATCCCGATTTCCTTACGGGCCAGATAGCGGATAATCTGCTGGATATCTTCCACGGCGATCGGATCGATGCCGGTAAAAGGCTCGTCCAACAGGAGAAAGGAGGGCGAGGTGGCAATAGCCCGGGCGATTTCCAGCCTTCTCCGTTCCCCTCCCGAGAGAAGAATCGCCCGCGTGTCGGCCAGGCGGGCGATTCCAAACTCTTCCAGTAGTTCGTCCCTGCGGTGGCGTATTTCTTTTTTTGGCCAACCTTGCATTTCCAAGACCAGATCGAGATTGTTCCGGACCGTCAATTTCCGAAAAACCGACGGCTCCTGCGGGAGGTAACCAATCCCCATGCGCGAGCGGGCATACATGGGATAATGGCCGAGTTCACTGGAATCGAGGTAAACATTACCCGCCGTAGGCCGGGTGAGTCCCACCAGAAGATAAAAGGTGGTGGTCTTCCCGGCCCCGTTGGGGCCCAGAAGACCGACGATTTCACCTCGTTCTACGGCGACAGTCACCTTGTCGACAATACGTTTCCGGCTATATTCTTTGACCAGGCCCTTCCCGGCCAGGGTAGTCCAGGATCGTGTTTGGGTCAGCGTAGTCATTGCTCAATCCACAATCGTTATTTCGACATCGCCTTCCACTCGGATCCGACCCGTTGCGTGGAAAACCGTAATCTTTTCGCCCTGAAGCAGACTCCCCTCCCTCTCGACCCTGGCATTACCCACCAGTTCGATGGAGTCACTCCCCTCGCGGAACATCCCTCGATCAGCCCGGCCTTCCCAGTCCTGACGGGAGAGCCACACCGGGGCAGCTTCCCAATACTGGGCGGCAAAACTATACCGGATTGCATCGGAACGCATTTCGTAATCATTGATTCTGAGAATGGGATTTCCAGTCAGGGAAACCTGTTCAGCGGTAAAATCGAAGGCGGCCAACCCGGCGGACAAATGCATATCGGCACCGGTCCCGGTCACTTCTTCAAGGGTAGCCCGATTCTCTTTTCCCAGAAAATGCAGTTTTTCCGCCACGATGGTTTTCCCGCCCCAAAGAACACGGATGTCGCCAGAACTATGTGCTTCCCGCTTCAGCGTATCGACCTCCAAATAAGGACAGATCATAGTAATATCCTGCCAGGTGATCGTTGACTCACCCCGAGCTGAGAGGAGACCGGTTTCCTCGTCATATTCGGCCAATGACGTTCGGATCACAACCTCCCGGGCGGTATCGTCCTGGGCCCTGACCGGAATACCGCCCCCACCTAGGATGGTGAGGACAATCAGCCCGAACGAAACGATCCATTGGAACCAGCCTTCCTTGCACATTCCCATCATGACCTTCATGGTCTATCAGTCTCCCAGCTTCATTCTAATTTCCACATTCTCAATCAGCTCGACTTTTCCCGCGGTAACGTCATACCTTGCCTGCTCGGCTTCAATCCGGGACTCCGCCGATTCGAAGAGAAAATTCCGGATATGAAAAACCCGGTCGTCCCCTTTCCATTCAATGACCTTTCCCTGCATGTTCCCTCTTCCATCGAGAGCCGATAAAAAAACGGTTTCGAGGATGACTTGCTGCGTGTCCAGATCGACCCAGCCCTGGTCGGCTTCGACCCGATAGTGCGGTGCTTGGTCTTTATAGAGATAACCGGTAACCTCATCGAGTAAAAGCCGTTCGTCCCTTCTTTGCAAGCTTCGGGTAGCTAATTCCCAGACTTTCTCAGTTCCCGAGAGTTTGCTGATCTGGGCCTCCTCCAGATTGATTTCGATGCCTCCCGCTTCCCGCTGCAGTTCGCGCGCCTCTTGTTCGTTATCCCCCGACAACCCGGCCGGCGGCACCCGGAAAACCCAGGAAAAGAACAAAACGGCGACCAGCGACACCAGGGAGATAATGGTCCACAGGAAAGTTTCCCAATCAACCTTCACGATCGCCGGCAAGCCGATAAAAAATTCTCCGGAATCCAGCCAGGGCCATTTCCCGGGCGATGGTCAGGCTCTCTTGCGGATGATCGGTCAGAATTAGATACACTCCGTCCGGAGCAAAGTGCGACAGCGCCACCCCGAGATCCCGGATTACATGATGCCTAACGGTCGGCAGGTCGGAATAGGGATTCTCACCATCCGTCCGAAAATCCAGGATTTGCAAAGAAGTAGTCAGTTCCATCAGGGTTGCGAGTTCCTGATCATCGACTCCCCGGTACCAGAGTATTTGATTCAGTTTTTCCTCAAATGCCCTCGGATTTGTCGCACCGATTACCATATCCTGGAGATTACCCTGCGGATCGATAAAATAGGTGCTCGGGAGAGCGACCATCCGATAGGCCATAGCGGTTTGACCAGTTTGATCCATAAGCACCGGATAGGATATGTTCAGCGGAGTTACCATCGACCGCACTGTCTCCGATCTTTCCTGGACGTTGACTGCGAAAATGGCCAACCCCTCGTTCTCGCTTGATTCACGGTAAAACTGCTCGAGTGCCGGAAGCTCCTGCGCGCAAAAGGGGCACCAGGTGGTAAAAAAGAGGATCGCGACCGGTCGTCCCCGGTAATCCTCCAGCCGATGCCTGTCGCCCTCCAACGAGGGAAGGACGAAATCGGGAGCTTTCCACTCCTGAGACAACACCGGCGGGGACTCAAGCAAGAACAATACCCAGATCCCTACTATCAGTGCGTGCGCTATAAACCATCGTCGTTTTTTCATCGAACGGTATCCTCCTCTGTAAATGCCGGCTGTAGCAATTTAGGCTTTTAGGCCGTTTAGGCTGTCAGCTAATACCAATGCCAGTTTTTGTTTTACCTAAAAACCTACCGCATAATAGCCTGCTTTTCTCAAAATTCGTTTTTCCCTCTTGCCTCGCTCTAACCTTGCCTCAAGGGTTCTTTATGCTATCCCCGATCATCTGTCTTTCCTCGGCAACTTACCCCGTAACCGCCGAATCAGATACTTTACTTTGCCCTATCAAAAAACTTGAGCCGGTGATTTGCATCGCCTAAAATGTAATTTTCCCATCCCCCTATCCCCTTTTCTAAAGGGGGAATAAAGAGGGGGGACATCCACGCCCTTTTTCGCTTCGTCCTATCCTCAATGTATAAGCGCTTATCG
Coding sequences:
- the lptB gene encoding LPS export ABC transporter ATP-binding protein gives rise to the protein MTTLTQTRSWTTLAGKGLVKEYSRKRIVDKVTVAVERGEIVGLLGPNGAGKTTTFYLLVGLTRPTAGNVYLDSSELGHYPMYARSRMGIGYLPQEPSVFRKLTVRNNLDLVLEMQGWPKKEIRHRRDELLEEFGIARLADTRAILLSGGERRRLEIARAIATSPSFLLLDEPFTGIDPIAVEDIQQIIRYLARKEIGILITDHAVRETLAITDRAYIMFEGKILISGTSSEIIASELSRKHYLGERFNL
- a CDS encoding redoxin domain-containing protein, coding for MKKRRWFIAHALIVGIWVLFLLESPPVLSQEWKAPDFVLPSLEGDRHRLEDYRGRPVAILFFTTWCPFCAQELPALEQFYRESSENEGLAIFAVNVQERSETVRSMVTPLNISYPVLMDQTGQTAMAYRMVALPSTYFIDPQGNLQDMVIGATNPRAFEEKLNQILWYRGVDDQELATLMELTTSLQILDFRTDGENPYSDLPTVRHHVIRDLGVALSHFAPDGVYLILTDHPQESLTIAREMALAGFRRIFYRLAGDREG
- a CDS encoding LptA/OstA family protein, with translation MKVMMGMCKEGWFQWIVSFGLIVLTILGGGGIPVRAQDDTAREVVIRTSLAEYDEETGLLSARGESTITWQDITMICPYLEVDTLKREAHSSGDIRVLWGGKTIVAEKLHFLGKENRATLEEVTGTGADMHLSAGLAAFDFTAEQVSLTGNPILRINDYEMRSDAIRYSFAAQYWEAAPVWLSRQDWEGRADRGMFREGSDSIELVGNARVEREGSLLQGEKITVFHATGRIRVEGDVEITIVD